A part of Streptomyces sp. DSM 40750 genomic DNA contains:
- the thpR gene encoding RNA 2',3'-cyclic phosphodiesterase: MRLFAAVLPPADVVDELALVIGELRSRADADRLRWTEPPGWHFTLAFYGEVDAYVAADLSERLARAAHRTDAFPLAVGGGGQFGHGRALWAGAEGDLGALRLLADRAEAAGRKAGVDMGEHRRYKPHLTVARGREAFEVRPYVEALGRFVGRTWTVAELALMRSDLPTSGVPGEQPRYEVVGRWGLAAGVA; encoded by the coding sequence ATGAGACTGTTTGCCGCGGTGCTGCCACCAGCCGACGTCGTCGACGAACTCGCCCTGGTGATCGGGGAGTTGAGGAGCCGGGCAGACGCCGACCGGCTGCGCTGGACCGAGCCGCCCGGGTGGCACTTCACGCTCGCCTTCTACGGGGAGGTCGACGCGTACGTCGCAGCGGATCTGTCGGAGCGGCTGGCGCGTGCCGCGCACCGGACCGATGCGTTTCCGCTCGCGGTGGGGGGCGGCGGACAGTTCGGTCACGGCCGGGCGCTGTGGGCGGGGGCGGAGGGCGACCTGGGTGCCCTGCGGCTGCTGGCCGACCGGGCGGAGGCGGCCGGGCGCAAGGCCGGGGTGGACATGGGGGAGCACCGTCGGTACAAGCCGCATCTGACGGTGGCCCGCGGCCGGGAGGCGTTCGAGGTGCGGCCGTACGTCGAGGCGCTCGGTCGTTTCGTCGGGCGTACGTGGACCGTCGCCGAGCTGGCGCTGATGCGCAGCGATCTGCCGACCTCGGGGGTGCCGGGGGAGCAGCCGCGGTACGAGGTCGTTGGCCGCTGGGGCTTGGCCGCCGGGGTCGCCTGA
- a CDS encoding MFS transporter, protein MFRSLGVRNYRLFFLGQVVSNIGTWMQRIAQDWLVLSLTGSSTAVGVTMALQFLPMLLFGLYGGVLVDRFPKRRLLFLTQTSMAVTALALAALTLSGHVQVWHVYVAAFAVGMATVVDNPARQSFVSEMVGPDQLQNAVSLNSANFQSARLVGPAVAGVLITTVGTGWAFLYNGLSFVAPITGLLLMRTRDLQPVRRAPRAKGQLREGLRYVAGRPELLWPIVLVGFIGTFGFNFPVWLSAYADDVFHADAGSYSLFNTLMAVGSVAGALLAARRGTARLRVLIGGALAFGLLEIVAALAPAYWIFALLMVPIGMFGLTVNVTTNTAIQMGTDPAMRGRVMALYMMVFLGGTPLGAPIAGWVTDVYGPRIGFVAGGAVATAAAVTVGLILVRAGGMRLSVGWNEGHPRVRFVPKEPVERKEQPVELVEPVEPKEQPVSASAP, encoded by the coding sequence ATGTTCCGTTCGTTGGGGGTCCGGAACTACCGGCTGTTCTTCCTCGGGCAGGTGGTGTCGAACATCGGCACGTGGATGCAGCGGATCGCGCAGGACTGGCTGGTGCTGAGCCTGACGGGGTCGTCGACCGCGGTCGGTGTGACGATGGCGCTGCAGTTTCTGCCGATGCTGCTGTTCGGGTTGTACGGCGGGGTGCTGGTCGACCGGTTCCCGAAGCGGCGGCTGCTGTTCCTGACGCAGACGTCGATGGCGGTGACGGCGCTGGCGCTCGCCGCGCTGACGCTCTCCGGGCACGTCCAGGTGTGGCACGTGTATGTGGCCGCCTTCGCCGTGGGGATGGCCACCGTGGTCGACAACCCGGCCCGGCAGTCGTTCGTGTCGGAGATGGTCGGCCCCGACCAGCTGCAGAACGCGGTCAGCCTCAACTCGGCGAACTTCCAGTCCGCCCGCCTGGTCGGCCCCGCCGTCGCCGGTGTGCTGATCACCACCGTCGGCACGGGCTGGGCCTTCCTCTACAACGGCCTCTCCTTCGTCGCCCCCATCACCGGCCTGCTGCTGATGCGCACCCGCGACCTGCAGCCCGTCCGCCGCGCCCCGCGCGCCAAGGGCCAGCTGCGCGAGGGCCTGCGCTACGTCGCCGGCCGCCCCGAACTGCTCTGGCCCATCGTCCTCGTCGGCTTCATCGGCACCTTCGGCTTCAACTTCCCCGTCTGGCTGTCGGCGTACGCGGACGACGTGTTCCACGCGGACGCCGGCTCGTACAGCCTCTTCAACACGCTCATGGCGGTCGGCTCGGTCGCGGGCGCCCTGCTCGCGGCCCGCCGCGGCACCGCCAGGCTGCGCGTGCTGATCGGGGGCGCGCTGGCCTTCGGCCTGCTGGAGATCGTGGCCGCGCTGGCACCGGCGTACTGGATCTTCGCCCTCCTCATGGTGCCGATAGGGATGTTCGGCCTGACGGTGAACGTCACCACCAACACGGCCATCCAGATGGGCACCGACCCCGCGATGCGCGGCCGCGTCATGGCCCTCTACATGATGGTCTTCCTCGGCGGCACACCCCTCGGCGCGCCGATCGCCGGCTGGGTCACCGACGTGTACGGCCCCCGGATCGGCTTCGTCGCCGGCGGCGCCGTCGCCACGGCCGCCGCGGTCACCGTGGGCCTGATCCTCGTGAGGGCCGGCGGGATGCGACTGTCGGTGGGGTGGAACGAGGGGCATCCACGGGTGCGGTTCGTGCCGAAGGAGCCGGTGGAACGGAAGGAGCAGCCGGTGGAGCTGGTGGAGCCGGTGGAACCGAAGGAGCAGCCGGTGTCCGCCTCCGCTCCCTGA